In the genome of Candidatus Obscuribacterales bacterium, the window CCTGCAGCGGCTGAAATGGCAATCCCCCCTCAGAACCGCACTCTCCTCCTCGACCTCGTGTGGCTCCAGTAGCCCACATGCCCTGGCCAGACCGGCGAGTAAGCAGCCCCTCACCCGGCAGCATGGCATTTTTGCTCCCTCACCCTATCGAAACGCCACATCTTGATACATACTGAAACAAATGTCTTGACCCGCAGGGAGACGCACCGCGTGAGCCCCACAAGCACACGACCCAGGCCCCAGGGCCCCTCAGGCAGCAGCCGGCGCAGCGCCGGCTTCACGCTCATCGAACTGATGATTGCGGTTGCCGTGATCGGGATTCTGGCAGCGATTGCGATTCCGAGTTACCAAGGTTATGTGGAGCGGGCAAGGGTGTCGGATGGTCAATCAGGTCTTATGCAGGCAGCGCAGGAAATGGAACGCTGTTATACCGTGAACAGCCAGTACCTGAGTAGCTGCCTTGTGACTGATTCATCGCCAGACGGCCATTATGACCCCATTTCGCTTGTGTCAACCAGCGGTGGGACTTTTGCAGATGGCTCAACCTTTGCGCTGAAAGCTTCTGCTGTCAATAATGTTTCCGAAGGCTGTGAAGTGTTGTGGGTTCAGAGCAATGGGTTGAAAGGTTCTGGATCCGGTACAGATGCTGATGGCAATCTGACTGGAGACCCTGGTGAGTGCTGGTAATGAATAAGAGAAGCCATGGCTTTACTCTGATAGAGCTGCTCGTGACCATAGCCGTTATAGTTATTATGGCCACCATTGCGATGCCTAATCTTGAGAACTTTATTTCTAGTAATCGTCAAG includes:
- a CDS encoding type IV pilin protein; translation: MSPTSTRPRPQGPSGSSRRSAGFTLIELMIAVAVIGILAAIAIPSYQGYVERARVSDGQSGLMQAAQEMERCYTVNSQYLSSCLVTDSSPDGHYDPISLVSTSGGTFADGSTFALKASAVNNVSEGCEVLWVQSNGLKGSGSGTDADGNLTGDPGECW